One Aegilops tauschii subsp. strangulata cultivar AL8/78 chromosome 7, Aet v6.0, whole genome shotgun sequence genomic window carries:
- the LOC109736626 gene encoding adenine nucleotide transporter BT1, chloroplastic/mitochondrial isoform X2, translating to MAGTMMAVTAKSKNCTLASEKKHGWAIPQLPELRFPWDMQEDNKAFSLSLLHDSASPHGGLFASVGLKVSTPAPAVSTSPAEQEFKIPFADHCIKFVSSAVGFPVVGAVDGSVEEEVVVDGKIIRKKAKKRGLKLKIKIGNPHLRRLVSGAIAGAVSRTCVAPLETIRTHLMVGSNGDSMTEVFQTIMKTEGWTGLFRGNFVNVIRVAPSKAIELFAFDTAKKFLTPKADESSKTPFPPSLVAGALAGVSSTLCTYPLELIKTRLTIEKDVYDNFLHCLVKIVREEGPSELYRGLTPSLIGVVPYAATNYYAYDTLRKLYRKTFKQEEISNIATLLIGSAAGAISSTATFPLEVARKQMQAGAVGGRQVYKNVFHALYCIMEKEGIGGLYKGLGPSCIKLMPAAGISFMCYEACKKILVEAEE from the exons ATGGCGGGAACGATGATGGCCGTGACGGCCAAGAGCAAGAACTGCACGCTGGCCTCGGAGAAGAAACACGGGTGGGCTATCCCGCAGCTTCCGGAGCTCCGGTTCCCTTGGGATATGCAAGAAGACAACAAGGCCTTCTCGTTAAGCTTGCTGCATGACTCTGCCTCCCCTCACGGCGGGCTGTTTGCTAGCGTTGGTCTCAAAGTGTCGACGCCTGCTCCGGCAGTGtcaaccagcccggcggagcagGAGTTCAAGATCCCTTTTGCTGATCACTGCATAAAGTTTGTCTCGTCGGCAGTCGGGTTTCCAGTTGTTGGGGCCGTGGATGGGTctgtggaggaggaggtggtggtggatgGTAAGATTATTAGGAAGAAGGCCAAGAAGCGGGGGCTGAAACTGAAAATTAAGATTGGGAACCCGCATTTGAGGCGGCTGGTTAGTGGAGCTATTGCGGGGGCGGTCTCGAGGACTTGTGTGGCGCCGTTGGAGACAATTAGGACACACCTGATGGTTGGGAGCAATGGGGATTCAATGACAGAAGTGTTTCAGACAATTATGAAGACAGAGGGGTGGACAGGGCTGTTCCGTGGGAATTTTGTGAATGTCATCCGTGTTGCTCCAAGCAAGGCGATTGAG CTATTTGCTTTTGATACAGCCAAAAAATTCCTGACTCCAAAGGCTGATGAATCCTCTAAGACTCCCTTTCCTCCATCACTTGTCGCGGGGGCACTTGCAGGTGTCAGCTCAACACTCTGCACATATCCTCTGGAACTGATCAAGACCCGTCTGACTATAGAG AAAGATGTATATGACAACTTTCTCCATTGCCTCGTCAAGATTGTACGAGAGGAAGGCCCCTCGGAGCTTTACCGTGGTCTGACACCGAGTCTGATAGGAGTGGTGCCATACGCCGCGACCAACTACTATGCCTACGACACCCTGAGGAAGCTCTACAGGAAGACATTCAAGCAGGAGGAGATCAGCAACATTGCAACTCTCCTGATCGGTTCGGCCGCGGGCGCCATCTCGAGCACCGCCACCTTCCCTCTCGAAGTAGCTCGCAAGCAGATGCAGGCTGGGGCGGTGGGCGGTAGGCAGGTCTACAAGAACGTGTTCCATGCTCTCTACTGCATAATGGAGAAGGAAGGGATCGGCGGCCTGTACAAGGGGCTTGGGCCTAGCTGCATCAAGCTCATGCCCGCGGCGGGGATCTCGTTCATGTGCTACGAGGCCTGCAAGAAGATACTGGTCGAAGCCGAGGAGTAG
- the LOC109736626 gene encoding adenine nucleotide transporter BT1, chloroplastic/amyloplastic/mitochondrial isoform X1, which translates to MEWSVRWTSEHRGDTDLPRSQPEHTAGEARRRSPELSPSLPLLVLVLFRTGGQHTFGETLQQLFCTSLGWFLQVSKGIESCPYITHLTAGPRMVQPAGAPYPCEHGRSRPESSPSATARVPSHRRPAATTSGPRPPPPRCRLRSPTSSASLPGPAAAAAAALSYSGDQSIVQGGRPPLIVRLQSEAGQDVYPPMAGTMMAVTAKSKNCTLASEKKHGWAIPQLPELRFPWDMQEDNKAFSLSLLHDSASPHGGLFASVGLKVSTPAPAVSTSPAEQEFKIPFADHCIKFVSSAVGFPVVGAVDGSVEEEVVVDGKIIRKKAKKRGLKLKIKIGNPHLRRLVSGAIAGAVSRTCVAPLETIRTHLMVGSNGDSMTEVFQTIMKTEGWTGLFRGNFVNVIRVAPSKAIELFAFDTAKKFLTPKADESSKTPFPPSLVAGALAGVSSTLCTYPLELIKTRLTIEKDVYDNFLHCLVKIVREEGPSELYRGLTPSLIGVVPYAATNYYAYDTLRKLYRKTFKQEEISNIATLLIGSAAGAISSTATFPLEVARKQMQAGAVGGRQVYKNVFHALYCIMEKEGIGGLYKGLGPSCIKLMPAAGISFMCYEACKKILVEAEE; encoded by the exons aTGGAGTGGTCTGTCCGCTGGACGTCGGAGCACCGTGGAGACACTGATCTCCCGAGGTCGCAGCCGGAGCACACGGCCGGCGAggcccgccgccggagccccgaaTTAAGCCCCTCCCTGCCTCTGCTCGTGCTCGTTTTGTTCCGAACTGGGGGGCAGCACACATTTGGGGAAACGTTACAGCAGCTATTCTGTACTTCTTTGGGGTGGTTTTTGCAAGTTTCGAAGGGCATTGAATCCTGTCCCTATATTACGCATCTAACGGCTGGGCCGCGCATGGTGCAGCCGGCCGGAGCACCCTATCCTTGCGAGCACGGGCGCTCCCGACCAGAGTCCTCCCCGAGCGCGACAGCTAGGGTTCCTAGCCACCGCCGGCCCGCCGCCACTACTTCCGGGCCGAGGCCTCCGCCGCCCCGCTGCCGGCTCAGGAGCCCCACCAGCAGCGCCTCCCTCCCTggaccagccgccgccgccgccgccgccctgagCTACTCCGGCGACCAGTCCATAG TGCAGGGCGGCCGTCCACCACTGATTGTGCGTTTGCAGTCTGAGGCCGGCCAAGACGTTTACCCACCCATGGCGGGAACGATGATGGCCGTGACGGCCAAGAGCAAGAACTGCACGCTGGCCTCGGAGAAGAAACACGGGTGGGCTATCCCGCAGCTTCCGGAGCTCCGGTTCCCTTGGGATATGCAAGAAGACAACAAGGCCTTCTCGTTAAGCTTGCTGCATGACTCTGCCTCCCCTCACGGCGGGCTGTTTGCTAGCGTTGGTCTCAAAGTGTCGACGCCTGCTCCGGCAGTGtcaaccagcccggcggagcagGAGTTCAAGATCCCTTTTGCTGATCACTGCATAAAGTTTGTCTCGTCGGCAGTCGGGTTTCCAGTTGTTGGGGCCGTGGATGGGTctgtggaggaggaggtggtggtggatgGTAAGATTATTAGGAAGAAGGCCAAGAAGCGGGGGCTGAAACTGAAAATTAAGATTGGGAACCCGCATTTGAGGCGGCTGGTTAGTGGAGCTATTGCGGGGGCGGTCTCGAGGACTTGTGTGGCGCCGTTGGAGACAATTAGGACACACCTGATGGTTGGGAGCAATGGGGATTCAATGACAGAAGTGTTTCAGACAATTATGAAGACAGAGGGGTGGACAGGGCTGTTCCGTGGGAATTTTGTGAATGTCATCCGTGTTGCTCCAAGCAAGGCGATTGAG CTATTTGCTTTTGATACAGCCAAAAAATTCCTGACTCCAAAGGCTGATGAATCCTCTAAGACTCCCTTTCCTCCATCACTTGTCGCGGGGGCACTTGCAGGTGTCAGCTCAACACTCTGCACATATCCTCTGGAACTGATCAAGACCCGTCTGACTATAGAG AAAGATGTATATGACAACTTTCTCCATTGCCTCGTCAAGATTGTACGAGAGGAAGGCCCCTCGGAGCTTTACCGTGGTCTGACACCGAGTCTGATAGGAGTGGTGCCATACGCCGCGACCAACTACTATGCCTACGACACCCTGAGGAAGCTCTACAGGAAGACATTCAAGCAGGAGGAGATCAGCAACATTGCAACTCTCCTGATCGGTTCGGCCGCGGGCGCCATCTCGAGCACCGCCACCTTCCCTCTCGAAGTAGCTCGCAAGCAGATGCAGGCTGGGGCGGTGGGCGGTAGGCAGGTCTACAAGAACGTGTTCCATGCTCTCTACTGCATAATGGAGAAGGAAGGGATCGGCGGCCTGTACAAGGGGCTTGGGCCTAGCTGCATCAAGCTCATGCCCGCGGCGGGGATCTCGTTCATGTGCTACGAGGCCTGCAAGAAGATACTGGTCGAAGCCGAGGAGTAG